One Pectobacterium polaris DNA window includes the following coding sequences:
- a CDS encoding replication-associated recombination protein A, whose amino-acid sequence MSNLSLDFSHNEFQPLAARMRPATLAQYIGQQHLLGAGKPLPRAIEAGQLHSMILWGPPGTGKTTLAELIGHYGQADVERISAVTSGIKEIREAIERARQNRNAGRRTILFVDEVHRFNKSQQDAFLPHIEDGTITFIGATTENPSFELNSALLSRARVYLLKALTAEDIEQVLLQAMSDSERGYGGQNIVLPADTARMLAELVNGDARRALNSLEMMADMAEIDAQGMRVLTPALLNEIAGERSARFDNKGDRYYDLISALHKSVRGSSPDAALYWYARIITAGGDPLYVARRLLAIASEDVGNADPRAMQVAISAWDCFTRVGPAEGERAIAQAIVYLACAPKSNAVYSAFKAAMQDAREKPDYDVPEHLRNAPTRLMKEMGLGAEYRYAHNEPNAYAAGESYFPPEMADTHYYAPTSRGLEGKIGEKLAWLATQDQNSPTKRYR is encoded by the coding sequence GTGAGCAACCTGTCACTTGATTTTTCCCATAATGAATTCCAACCGCTGGCCGCGCGTATGCGGCCAGCGACATTGGCACAGTATATCGGCCAACAGCACCTGTTAGGGGCCGGTAAGCCTCTGCCACGAGCCATTGAGGCAGGGCAGTTGCACTCGATGATTCTCTGGGGGCCGCCAGGAACGGGAAAAACCACGCTGGCAGAACTGATTGGGCATTACGGGCAGGCTGATGTTGAACGTATTTCTGCCGTGACGTCCGGCATTAAAGAAATTCGCGAAGCGATTGAGCGTGCCCGACAAAATCGCAATGCGGGGCGCCGCACTATTTTGTTTGTCGATGAAGTCCATCGTTTCAACAAAAGTCAGCAGGATGCGTTTCTGCCACATATCGAAGATGGAACGATCACCTTCATTGGCGCAACAACCGAAAATCCCTCTTTCGAACTCAACTCTGCATTGTTATCTCGCGCCCGCGTCTATTTGCTAAAAGCGCTGACGGCGGAAGATATCGAACAGGTCTTGCTGCAGGCCATGAGCGACAGCGAGCGAGGATATGGCGGACAGAATATTGTTCTGCCTGCCGACACCGCGCGAATGCTGGCCGAATTGGTCAATGGTGATGCCAGACGTGCGCTGAATAGTCTGGAAATGATGGCCGACATGGCGGAAATCGACGCGCAGGGCATGCGTGTTCTGACGCCAGCACTCCTCAACGAAATCGCTGGCGAGCGTAGTGCCCGTTTTGATAACAAAGGTGACCGCTATTACGACCTGATTTCTGCGTTGCATAAATCGGTAAGAGGCTCCTCACCGGACGCGGCGCTTTATTGGTACGCCAGAATCATTACTGCCGGTGGCGATCCGCTGTATGTTGCCCGACGGCTGTTGGCGATCGCGTCGGAAGATGTCGGCAATGCAGACCCGCGTGCGATGCAGGTGGCTATCTCCGCCTGGGATTGCTTCACTCGTGTCGGCCCAGCAGAAGGGGAGCGCGCCATTGCTCAGGCGATTGTTTATCTGGCCTGTGCCCCTAAAAGTAACGCTGTGTATAGCGCGTTTAAAGCCGCGATGCAGGATGCGCGCGAGAAGCCAGACTATGATGTTCCCGAGCATTTGCGCAATGCGCCTACCCGGTTAATGAAAGAAATGGGGCTCGGCGCAGAATATCGCTACGCGCACAATGAACCCAATGCCTACGCCGCCGGCGAGAGCTATTTTCCGCCGGAAATGGCCGATACGCACTATTACGCACCGACCTCACGCGGCCTTGAGGGCAAAATTGGTGAAAAGCTCGCCTGGCTTGCCACTCAGGATCAAAATAGCCCGACAAAACGCTACCGTTGA
- the serS gene encoding serine--tRNA ligase: MLDPNLLRNELDAVAEKLLARRGFKLDVETLRKQEERRKVLQVETENLQAERNSRSKEIGGAKARGEDIEPLRREVNTLGEKLDAAKAELDQLQNDIRDLALTIPNLPDDSVPLGKDDTQNQEVTRWGEPRKYDFPVRDHVELGEMAAGLDFAAAVKLTGARFVVMKGQIARLHRALAQFMLDLHTQQHGYQEAYVPYLVNHATLYGTGQLPKFGEDLFHTTPLSEEAESSSYALIPTAEVPLTNLVRDEILDEESLPLKMTAHTPCFRSEAGSYGRDTRGLIRMHQFDKVELVQIVRPEDSMQALEELTTHAETVLQLLQLPYRKVLLCTGDMGFGSTKTYDLEVWLPAQDTYREISSCSNMWDFQARRMQARCRSKSDKKTRLVHTLNGSGLAVGRTLVAVLENYQQADGRIEVPEVLRPYMGGLEFIG, from the coding sequence ATGCTCGATCCCAATTTACTGCGTAATGAGCTAGACGCAGTTGCCGAAAAGTTACTGGCTCGCAGAGGCTTTAAGCTGGATGTTGAGACCCTGCGTAAGCAGGAAGAACGTCGTAAAGTATTGCAGGTAGAAACCGAAAACCTGCAGGCAGAGCGTAACTCCCGATCGAAAGAGATTGGTGGAGCGAAAGCACGCGGTGAAGATATCGAGCCTTTGCGTCGTGAAGTTAACACATTAGGCGAAAAACTGGATGCCGCGAAAGCCGAGCTGGATCAGTTGCAGAATGACATTCGCGATCTGGCGTTAACGATCCCGAACCTGCCGGACGACTCTGTGCCGCTTGGAAAAGATGACACGCAGAATCAGGAAGTGACTCGCTGGGGTGAGCCACGTAAGTACGATTTCCCCGTACGCGATCATGTTGAACTCGGAGAGATGGCTGCCGGGCTGGATTTTGCCGCTGCGGTGAAATTAACCGGTGCACGTTTTGTTGTGATGAAAGGACAGATTGCCCGTCTGCACCGTGCGCTTGCCCAGTTCATGCTGGATTTGCACACACAGCAGCATGGCTATCAGGAAGCGTATGTCCCTTATCTGGTCAACCACGCCACGCTATACGGTACAGGCCAACTGCCTAAGTTTGGTGAAGACCTGTTTCATACCACTCCGTTGAGCGAAGAGGCAGAAAGCAGCAGCTATGCGCTGATTCCGACGGCTGAAGTTCCGTTGACCAATCTGGTGCGTGACGAGATTCTTGATGAAGAATCCTTACCGTTGAAAATGACTGCACACACGCCGTGCTTCCGTTCAGAAGCTGGCTCGTATGGTCGTGATACGCGTGGGTTGATTCGTATGCACCAGTTTGACAAGGTTGAACTGGTACAAATCGTCCGTCCTGAAGATTCCATGCAGGCGTTGGAAGAATTGACGACTCACGCTGAAACCGTACTGCAACTGCTGCAATTACCTTATCGTAAGGTCTTGCTGTGTACGGGTGATATGGGCTTTGGCTCCACCAAAACTTACGATCTGGAAGTCTGGTTGCCGGCGCAGGATACCTACCGTGAAATCTCTTCCTGCTCAAACATGTGGGATTTCCAGGCGCGCCGTATGCAGGCTCGCTGCCGCAGTAAGTCCGATAAGAAGACTCGACTGGTTCATACGCTGAACGGTTCTGGTCTGGCAGTCGGTCGTACACTGGTTGCCGTTCTGGAAAACTACCAGCAGGCTGATGGCCGTATTGAAGTTCCTGAAGTGCTGCGTCCGTATATGGGCGGGCTGGAATTTATTGGCTAA
- a CDS encoding MFS transporter encodes MSAYSRPVLLLLCGLLLLTVCIAVLNTLVPLWLSYQSLPVWQVGLVGSSYFGGNLVGTLLAGKLIKLYGFNRSYYFAALLFGIAIVGLGISADIGSWLFWRFLAGIGCALIWVVVESALLCSGTPTQRGQLLAAYMIAYYLGSVIGQLLLGVLPAALLGVLPWMVALVTLAVLPLLFTRLPTPPEQQEKHINMWKMLTYRSARLGVHGCIISGAILGSLYGLMPLYLSHQGMNDAQVGYWMALLISSGIIGQWPVGRMADRYGRLLVLRVLVFVVIIGCIAMLSISHYAMAPSLFLLGCAGFTLYPVAMSWACEKVRPDELVAMNQALLLSYTLGSLCGPSVAAVLMQNYSDRLLFVLIAVVAMIYLMLLLRKADHHPTPLAAA; translated from the coding sequence ATGTCTGCTTATTCCCGCCCAGTGCTGTTATTGCTCTGCGGACTTTTGCTGCTGACAGTTTGTATTGCGGTATTAAATACCCTGGTACCACTGTGGCTGAGTTATCAATCTCTTCCTGTCTGGCAGGTTGGCCTTGTTGGGTCATCCTACTTCGGCGGCAATCTCGTTGGCACGTTATTAGCTGGTAAGTTAATCAAACTTTATGGATTTAACCGTAGCTATTATTTCGCGGCTTTATTGTTTGGCATTGCGATCGTTGGCCTCGGTATTTCTGCGGATATCGGCAGCTGGCTGTTCTGGCGTTTCCTTGCCGGAATCGGCTGTGCGTTAATCTGGGTCGTGGTTGAAAGCGCCTTGTTATGCAGCGGAACGCCAACGCAGAGAGGGCAACTGCTGGCTGCTTATATGATCGCTTATTATCTCGGTAGCGTGATTGGACAACTTCTGCTTGGCGTATTGCCAGCTGCGTTGCTGGGCGTGCTGCCGTGGATGGTTGCGCTAGTGACTTTGGCCGTATTACCACTGCTGTTTACTCGTCTTCCTACACCGCCAGAGCAGCAAGAAAAGCATATCAATATGTGGAAAATGCTGACGTATCGCAGTGCCCGTTTAGGCGTTCATGGCTGTATTATTTCCGGCGCAATTTTAGGATCGCTGTATGGCCTAATGCCGCTGTACCTCTCTCATCAGGGGATGAATGATGCGCAGGTTGGATACTGGATGGCGCTGTTGATCAGCTCTGGGATTATCGGTCAATGGCCTGTTGGACGTATGGCCGATCGTTATGGCCGATTGCTGGTTCTGCGGGTATTAGTCTTTGTGGTGATTATTGGCTGTATTGCCATGCTAAGTATTAGCCACTATGCCATGGCACCATCGCTATTCCTGCTGGGATGTGCAGGGTTTACGCTGTATCCCGTTGCTATGTCTTGGGCATGTGAAAAAGTGCGCCCTGACGAACTGGTCGCGATGAATCAGGCGCTGCTCCTCAGCTATACGCTTGGCAGTCTTTGCGGTCCAAGCGTTGCTGCGGTGCTGATGCAGAACTACTCCGATCGATTGCTGTTTGTTCTGATCGCTGTTGTTGCCATGATCTACCTGATGCTGTTGCTCAGAAAGGCCGATCACCACCCAACGCCATTAGCTGCTGCTTGA
- a CDS encoding LysR family transcriptional regulator encodes MRLDKLEIRWLKLFCKIVEKQGITNAQAATGLSQPVLSHYLSRLEDTLGLVLCERGRGGFALTTEGEVVYQEAKSVISTLDDFANRLARIKHQLIGKVKLGCLDNIATHPNNVVSQAITQLYAQSPEVNVELEIMEYLPLMERLKNGHLDIVLSALPDDIPSDIFYEPVFVEHSYFYSLAENAEIIEREWINGELNPRRLLIGGHAFNEISKQLGPVSKQGFHQTAWHLEGSLLLLLAGTHIGFLPDHYANTWVEKGKLAAVAPDRLKLTSIFYLVRNAKQRLSPVAEALWNNMVEAGQSSLASLDAASSSSS; translated from the coding sequence ATGCGCTTAGATAAACTGGAGATTCGCTGGTTAAAACTTTTCTGTAAAATTGTTGAAAAACAAGGGATTACTAATGCACAAGCCGCAACAGGCTTAAGCCAGCCCGTACTCAGTCACTACTTGTCTCGCCTTGAGGATACACTCGGGCTTGTCTTGTGTGAACGTGGACGTGGTGGTTTTGCCTTAACAACCGAAGGTGAGGTTGTCTACCAGGAAGCAAAATCTGTCATTTCCACACTTGATGACTTTGCTAACAGACTAGCCCGTATCAAGCATCAGTTGATAGGTAAAGTCAAATTAGGCTGTCTGGATAACATTGCAACCCACCCCAATAATGTTGTATCTCAGGCGATAACCCAGCTTTATGCCCAAAGTCCGGAAGTTAATGTCGAACTTGAAATTATGGAATACCTTCCACTCATGGAGCGGTTAAAAAACGGACATCTCGACATTGTTCTCAGTGCCCTGCCCGATGATATTCCCTCAGACATTTTTTATGAGCCTGTATTCGTTGAACACAGTTACTTTTATTCACTAGCAGAAAATGCTGAAATTATAGAACGTGAATGGATCAATGGTGAATTAAATCCTCGTCGACTGCTAATCGGTGGACACGCCTTCAACGAAATATCTAAACAGTTAGGTCCTGTATCAAAGCAAGGTTTCCACCAAACGGCCTGGCATCTTGAGGGAAGCCTACTGCTTCTGCTGGCAGGAACCCATATTGGTTTTCTTCCCGATCATTATGCCAACACCTGGGTTGAAAAAGGAAAGCTTGCTGCGGTCGCTCCAGACCGTTTAAAGCTCACCAGCATATTTTATCTGGTGCGAAACGCGAAACAGCGCCTTAGCCCAGTAGCTGAAGCGCTGTGGAATAATATGGTAGAAGCTGGACAAAGTTCGCTGGCCAGCCTCGATGCCGCTAGCTCAAGCAGCAGCTAA
- a CDS encoding cytosine permease — protein MSQGKAVPEKEQQERQIYDYEYEKVPVEARKSWYVIALIWLAVGIDISGLFLGSFLSSGLPFSQAVSATLIGSALLGILAALCANVGYGCGLSTTLLSISVFGRLGGKVIGVFSAVSLVGWFAFQLDFFGVMLQKALLHYQFEPGRFFILLFGMILMALTAIWGVRALGKLSVLSVPLMLILIVSGISLAANGHSSPAEVVIKNPISLGSAISYVVSIWIVAASIVSPDIARYSRTRKDAILGSGLGFLLGNSATILVALILTHMVGSDDLVEIFFSIGLGISAIVILIFAQWTTNSSNLISASLGLSVVIRVISRPILVVLMAFAGLFLAYYGMINNFTQFLSLLGVLISPIAGVYLAEYYFFDSSRLKQDASQPPLLNICASIAWLCGSFVSLLTATDFFDLFTITSVSTLDGIIISLVMYIAMRKMFPQLAESAHSFSKS, from the coding sequence ATGTCTCAAGGGAAAGCTGTACCTGAAAAAGAACAACAGGAGCGGCAAATCTATGATTACGAATACGAAAAAGTTCCTGTCGAAGCAAGGAAAAGTTGGTATGTCATTGCCTTAATATGGCTGGCCGTAGGGATCGACATTTCTGGTTTGTTTCTAGGATCTTTTCTAAGTAGCGGATTGCCGTTTTCTCAGGCTGTCAGTGCGACACTTATTGGCTCCGCCTTACTGGGTATTCTTGCTGCATTATGTGCGAATGTTGGTTATGGCTGTGGGCTATCAACAACGCTACTGAGTATCTCTGTTTTTGGGCGACTAGGTGGGAAAGTAATCGGCGTATTCTCCGCTGTTTCACTGGTTGGATGGTTTGCCTTTCAACTCGATTTCTTTGGCGTGATGCTGCAAAAAGCACTGTTACATTATCAATTTGAACCTGGACGTTTTTTTATCCTGCTTTTCGGCATGATATTAATGGCACTGACGGCCATTTGGGGCGTTAGGGCGTTAGGGAAATTAAGCGTATTAAGTGTCCCGCTAATGCTTATACTCATCGTTTCAGGAATATCTCTCGCCGCTAACGGCCATTCTTCTCCTGCTGAAGTTGTCATTAAAAATCCGATAAGTTTAGGAAGTGCTATTTCTTACGTGGTTTCTATCTGGATAGTGGCAGCAAGTATCGTATCGCCTGATATTGCACGCTATTCCAGAACACGTAAAGATGCCATATTAGGCTCAGGCTTAGGGTTCTTACTGGGAAACAGCGCTACGATTCTTGTTGCACTCATATTGACCCATATGGTTGGTAGCGACGATTTAGTCGAAATATTTTTTAGCATTGGACTCGGTATTTCAGCGATTGTGATTTTAATTTTTGCGCAATGGACGACGAATAGTTCTAATCTAATTTCCGCCTCATTAGGTTTATCTGTTGTTATCAGAGTAATATCTCGGCCAATACTCGTTGTGTTGATGGCATTTGCGGGTCTGTTTCTGGCCTATTACGGGATGATTAATAACTTCACCCAGTTTCTGTCGTTACTCGGTGTTCTGATTTCCCCTATTGCAGGGGTTTACCTTGCTGAATATTACTTTTTTGATTCCTCGCGCCTAAAGCAGGATGCATCACAACCACCTTTACTGAATATTTGTGCCTCTATCGCATGGTTATGCGGCAGTTTTGTAAGCTTATTAACCGCTACAGATTTCTTTGATTTGTTTACGATCACATCCGTTTCTACATTGGATGGCATAATAATCAGCCTGGTGATGTATATCGCTATGCGGAAAATGTTCCCGCAGTTGGCAGAGTCTGCCCATTCGTTCTCTAAATCCTAG
- a CDS encoding DUF917 domain-containing protein yields MVRYIDFEMIDDIALGASILGTGGGGDPYLGSLIAKNALRHGKPVTLCNLDDVKDNELFIPCSTMGAPTVSVEKIISPRQILLAFETMENYLAESASGTFSIEVGGINSLIPLVVAAAKGLPVIDCDAMGRAFPEAQMVTFFLDDLTSAPNTLADEKGNAVILNPIDGMWSERLARAIVEQMGAACAMCDYPLRGSQLKRSAIKGTLTLAQDIGRMLRQAHQSGSHPVQSLLTVLNGHIVASGKIVDVARRTTGGFARGKVVLDGLGSDKGESFTVLFQNELLLAYRSSQTTEPTQDNLLAVVPDLISIVDSETGRPIITEHLRYGQRVDVIAYPCNDKWRTPKGIDVAGPEYFGYPVQYVPIELLANR; encoded by the coding sequence ATGGTCCGCTATATTGATTTTGAAATGATAGATGATATCGCTCTGGGAGCGTCAATCCTTGGCACTGGTGGCGGTGGGGATCCTTATTTAGGGTCGCTAATTGCGAAAAATGCTTTGCGCCATGGAAAGCCTGTAACGTTGTGCAATCTGGATGACGTAAAGGATAACGAGCTCTTTATCCCGTGCAGTACGATGGGTGCGCCGACGGTTTCCGTAGAAAAAATCATTTCACCGCGGCAAATTCTCTTGGCATTTGAAACAATGGAGAATTATCTCGCAGAATCAGCATCTGGGACTTTTTCTATCGAAGTCGGCGGCATCAATTCACTAATACCCTTAGTTGTTGCAGCCGCAAAAGGGCTGCCTGTTATCGATTGCGATGCGATGGGGAGAGCCTTCCCCGAAGCGCAGATGGTGACTTTTTTCCTCGATGATTTAACCTCCGCACCGAATACATTGGCAGATGAGAAGGGCAATGCCGTCATTCTGAATCCCATAGATGGTATGTGGTCGGAACGGTTGGCCCGCGCGATTGTTGAACAAATGGGCGCAGCTTGCGCGATGTGCGATTACCCCTTACGCGGTAGTCAACTTAAGCGTAGCGCTATCAAAGGCACGCTGACGCTGGCGCAGGATATCGGAAGAATGCTGCGTCAGGCTCATCAGTCAGGTAGTCATCCAGTGCAGTCCCTGCTTACTGTGCTGAATGGTCATATCGTGGCATCAGGAAAAATTGTTGATGTAGCCCGTCGCACAACGGGCGGTTTTGCTCGGGGCAAAGTGGTGCTGGATGGCTTGGGGAGCGACAAAGGCGAATCGTTTACGGTGCTTTTCCAGAATGAGCTCCTGCTGGCTTATCGTTCTTCACAGACAACAGAACCTACGCAGGATAATCTGCTGGCCGTTGTGCCTGATTTAATCTCCATAGTTGATAGTGAAACCGGACGTCCGATCATCACGGAACATTTACGTTATGGGCAGCGAGTTGATGTGATTGCCTATCCGTGCAATGACAAGTGGCGAACGCCAAAAGGGATTGACGTTGCGGGACCGGAGTATTTCGGTTATCCGGTGCAGTATGTACCGATAGAACTGCTTGCGAATCGCTGA
- a CDS encoding hydantoinase/oxoprolinase N-terminal domain-containing protein, which translates to MLHKNDYRLGIDVGGTNTDAAILDANLRCIATAKFPTSMDIYSGIERVIAEVLAQSGIAPQHIRYAMLGTTQCTNAIVERKGLDRVGLLRLSLPSSDSVPPLCGWDDEWQRTLGEHFYQIHGGYEFDGREIHSVLRDEVLAVCDKMRGHVDSVAICGVFSPVNNEQELLVAQWVNAALPDVSLSLSHRIGSTGLLERENATILNASLQSTANRFVNGFTQALVRHGIKATPFFGQNDGTLMSESMVKQYPILTMACGPTNSIRGACHLSGLDNALIIDVGGTTTDIGVLVNGFPRESAIAVEVGDVRTNFRMPDIISIGIGGGTCVRQSQDGSLTLGPDSVGYRLLEQSVSFGGETLTLSDIMLQLHRERWIADLPRPLPKLDNAFCQQAYRQMIEKVESAIDRIKSSSAAIPAVLVGGGSILLPDVLSGVSQVMRPQNFDAANAVGVALGAVGAQIERVVKMPDSDREKIKNELQQQTICLAEEMGARPGSVEIIDYQEIPLAYLPGNAVQVKIKAAGNLA; encoded by the coding sequence ATGTTACATAAAAATGATTACCGACTCGGGATTGATGTCGGCGGCACCAACACGGATGCGGCAATTTTAGATGCTAACCTGCGCTGCATTGCGACGGCCAAATTTCCTACCAGTATGGATATCTACAGCGGCATCGAACGGGTGATTGCTGAGGTACTGGCGCAGTCTGGCATCGCACCGCAGCATATTCGCTATGCGATGTTGGGTACAACCCAATGTACCAATGCGATTGTTGAGCGGAAAGGGCTGGATCGCGTCGGATTATTGCGCCTGAGTCTGCCAAGTAGCGATAGCGTCCCGCCGCTGTGTGGCTGGGATGACGAATGGCAAAGGACATTAGGCGAGCATTTCTACCAGATTCATGGCGGTTATGAGTTTGATGGCCGAGAGATTCACTCTGTACTGCGGGATGAAGTACTCGCGGTTTGTGACAAGATGCGCGGGCATGTCGATAGCGTGGCTATCTGTGGCGTGTTTTCTCCCGTAAATAATGAGCAGGAACTGCTGGTTGCCCAGTGGGTGAATGCGGCATTACCGGATGTATCCCTGTCGCTATCCCACCGGATAGGCAGCACAGGATTACTGGAAAGGGAAAACGCGACAATCCTGAATGCATCGTTGCAAAGCACCGCGAACCGTTTTGTTAACGGCTTTACGCAAGCGTTAGTTCGGCACGGTATCAAGGCTACGCCATTCTTCGGGCAAAACGATGGCACATTGATGTCCGAGAGTATGGTGAAGCAATACCCTATTCTGACGATGGCCTGCGGGCCAACGAACTCGATTCGCGGAGCATGCCACCTTTCCGGGCTGGATAATGCGTTGATTATCGATGTTGGCGGCACGACAACGGATATTGGCGTGCTGGTGAATGGCTTCCCGCGTGAATCGGCAATTGCTGTTGAAGTCGGGGATGTACGGACGAATTTCAGAATGCCGGATATTATTTCTATCGGCATTGGCGGTGGAACCTGTGTTCGGCAATCACAGGATGGGAGTCTTACCCTTGGGCCTGACAGTGTCGGCTATCGCCTGCTTGAACAGAGCGTCAGTTTCGGCGGGGAGACGTTAACGCTCAGCGATATCATGCTACAACTTCATCGTGAACGATGGATTGCGGATCTTCCTCGTCCGCTACCCAAGCTGGATAATGCATTTTGCCAGCAGGCTTATCGTCAGATGATTGAGAAAGTGGAAAGCGCTATCGATCGGATTAAATCGTCAAGCGCAGCAATCCCCGCGGTGCTTGTGGGCGGTGGCAGCATTTTACTGCCTGATGTTTTATCCGGTGTCAGTCAGGTGATGCGTCCGCAGAACTTTGATGCGGCCAATGCGGTTGGTGTGGCGTTAGGGGCGGTGGGCGCACAGATCGAACGTGTGGTTAAAATGCCGGATAGCGATCGTGAAAAGATAAAAAACGAATTGCAGCAGCAAACCATTTGTCTTGCAGAAGAGATGGGTGCCAGGCCGGGCAGCGTTGAAATCATCGACTATCAGGAAATTCCATTGGCGTATCTGCCGGGGAATGCGGTACAGGTGAAAATTAAGGCAGCAGGAAATCTGGCTTAG
- the pflA gene encoding pyruvate formate lyase 1-activating protein gives MSLIGRIHSFESCGTVDGPGIRFIIFFQGCLMRCLYCHNRDTWDTHGGKEVTVEELMKEVVTYRHFMNASGGGVTASGGEAILQAEFVRDWFRACKAEGINTCLDTNGFVRRYDPVIDELLDVSDLVMLDLKQMNDDIHQNLVGVSNHRTLDFARYLAKRNQRTWIRYVVVPGWSDDDASAHKLGEFTKDMTNIEKIELLPYHELGKHKWIAMGEEYKLDGVKPPKADTMDRVKSILESYGHKVMY, from the coding sequence ATGTCACTTATCGGTCGCATCCACTCCTTTGAATCCTGTGGCACCGTCGATGGCCCAGGCATCCGTTTCATCATCTTCTTTCAAGGCTGCCTGATGCGCTGCCTGTATTGCCATAACCGTGATACCTGGGATACGCACGGCGGTAAGGAAGTAACGGTTGAAGAGCTCATGAAAGAAGTCGTGACCTACCGCCACTTTATGAATGCATCCGGCGGCGGCGTAACGGCATCCGGCGGCGAGGCTATTCTCCAGGCCGAATTTGTGCGCGACTGGTTCCGTGCCTGTAAGGCAGAAGGCATCAACACCTGTCTGGACACCAATGGTTTTGTGCGTCGTTACGACCCCGTCATTGACGAGCTATTGGACGTCAGCGATTTAGTGATGCTCGACCTGAAGCAAATGAATGACGACATACACCAGAATTTAGTGGGCGTATCCAATCACCGTACTCTGGATTTCGCTCGCTATTTAGCAAAGCGCAACCAACGTACCTGGATACGTTATGTGGTCGTTCCCGGCTGGTCTGACGATGATGCGTCCGCACACAAGCTGGGCGAATTCACCAAAGACATGACGAACATCGAGAAAATTGAGCTTCTCCCCTACCATGAGCTTGGCAAACACAAGTGGATTGCGATGGGTGAAGAGTACAAATTAGACGGCGTTAAACCGCCGAAGGCCGATACGATGGATCGCGTTAAATCGATTCTTGAAAGCTACGGTCACAAGGTCATGTACTAA